Proteins encoded in a region of the Verrucomicrobiota bacterium genome:
- a CDS encoding Uma2 family endonuclease — protein MPLSSRFTIHQQLSLNLNGWQTIPDICLYPKGVLKVDWDSDEDEVDIPPLLVIEILSPKQNLQPLVDKIREYLRQAVKSCWLVEPATEVVTIFNAAGKRAHTSGVMRDEAVGVEISLPELFA, from the coding sequence TTGCCCCTCTCCTCTCGCTTCACGATCCACCAGCAACTCTCCTTGAATCTCAACGGGTGGCAGACCATCCCGGATATCTGTCTTTACCCGAAGGGCGTCCTGAAGGTGGATTGGGATAGCGACGAGGATGAAGTCGATATCCCGCCGCTGTTGGTGATAGAAATCCTCTCACCCAAGCAGAATCTTCAGCCGCTGGTGGACAAGATCCGCGAGTATCTTCGCCAGGCCGTGAAATCCTGTTGGCTCGTGGAACCGGCGACTGAGGTCGTCACCATCTTCAATGCCGCAGGCAAGCGTGCCCATACTTCCGGCGTGATGCGCGATGAGGCGGTCGGTGTCGAGATTTCCTTGCCGGAACTTTTCGCCTGA
- the mpl gene encoding UDP-N-acetylmuramate:L-alanyl-gamma-D-glutamyl-meso-diaminopimelate ligase → MFSGVRSVHFSGIGGTAMASVAAAMQEKGFQVSGSDQNVYPPMSIFLAEKKIEVIAGYSEANLKHKPDLVVIGNALSRGNPEVEAVLDHKMRYCSLPELLKEFFLRGKRSIVVAGTHGKTTTTALLTWVFESNGFRPSFLIGGISNNLGQGARFTDSEWFIVEGDEYDTAFFDKRSKFVHYLPEVAILNNLEFDHADIFENLAAIQTSFKRLINLVPRNGLLLGNGDDPNLAPLLHVNHCPVKRFGLGEENSVHAFNLRLGATASQFEIPSFKFHLNLIGEFNVRNALAVVACAKHYGLKNSQIQTAFDTFRGVKRRMEVRGISAGITVIDDFGHHPTAIRETLRALRLKYAGQKIWAVFEPRSNTTRRNVFQSDLVHAFADADAVVVSQVARLEMLSPNERLNPEQLIQDLCAKGKATVYLSDVEAIVNHVAKGAQGGDVVCVFSNGGFGGIHAKLLERLGKLPTKPLLR, encoded by the coding sequence ATGTTTTCAGGCGTTAGATCCGTTCATTTTTCCGGAATCGGCGGAACCGCGATGGCTTCCGTGGCCGCCGCGATGCAGGAGAAGGGCTTTCAAGTTTCCGGCTCCGATCAGAATGTTTATCCGCCGATGTCCATCTTTCTGGCCGAGAAGAAAATCGAGGTCATCGCGGGATACTCGGAAGCCAATCTGAAGCACAAACCGGATCTGGTCGTAATCGGCAACGCGCTCTCGCGCGGAAATCCGGAAGTGGAAGCGGTGCTGGATCACAAGATGCGTTACTGCTCGTTGCCGGAGCTGCTCAAGGAATTCTTCCTGCGCGGCAAGCGATCTATCGTCGTCGCCGGCACGCATGGCAAAACGACCACCACCGCGCTGTTGACGTGGGTGTTCGAATCGAACGGTTTCCGTCCGAGCTTTCTCATTGGCGGCATCTCCAACAATCTCGGCCAGGGCGCGCGGTTCACGGACAGCGAGTGGTTCATTGTCGAGGGCGACGAATACGACACCGCCTTCTTCGACAAGCGCAGCAAGTTCGTCCATTACCTGCCCGAAGTCGCGATCCTGAACAATCTTGAATTCGACCACGCCGACATTTTCGAGAATCTCGCGGCGATTCAGACCTCGTTCAAGCGGCTCATCAACCTGGTTCCGCGCAACGGATTGTTGCTGGGCAACGGCGACGATCCGAATCTCGCTCCCCTGCTCCACGTGAACCATTGCCCGGTGAAACGCTTCGGCCTGGGCGAAGAAAACAGTGTTCACGCCTTCAACCTCCGGCTTGGAGCTACCGCCAGCCAGTTTGAAATCCCCAGCTTCAAGTTCCATCTCAACTTGATCGGCGAGTTCAACGTTCGCAATGCGCTCGCCGTCGTCGCGTGCGCCAAACATTACGGCTTGAAGAATTCGCAAATTCAAACCGCCTTCGACACCTTCCGCGGCGTCAAACGCCGCATGGAAGTGCGCGGCATCAGCGCGGGCATCACCGTGATCGACGACTTTGGGCACCATCCGACGGCGATTCGGGAAACGCTCCGCGCCTTGCGCCTGAAGTATGCCGGGCAGAAGATTTGGGCCGTGTTCGAGCCGCGCTCCAATACGACTCGCCGCAACGTGTTTCAGTCCGACTTGGTGCACGCGTTTGCCGATGCCGACGCCGTGGTGGTTTCGCAGGTCGCCCGGCTGGAAATGCTTTCCCCGAATGAACGTTTGAACCCGGAACAGCTCATCCAGGATTTGTGCGCGAAAGGCAAAGCCACGGTTTACCTGTCCGACGTGGAAGCGATTGTGAACCACGTGGCGAAAGGCGCTCAGGGCGGCGACGTGGTCTGCGTGTTCAGCAACGGGGGCTTCGGCGGAATCCATGCCAAGCTGCTGGAGCGGCTAGGCAAACTGCCAACCAAACCGCTCCTGCGGTAG
- a CDS encoding type II secretion system protein: MKTRKRQAIEPAAFTLIELLVVIAIIAILASLLMPALARAKGKAPRIQCVSQLRQVGFAMRSFANEHRDTFPPQVEIADGGTRTLSDP, from the coding sequence GTGAAAACCAGGAAGCGCCAAGCCATCGAGCCCGCCGCCTTCACTTTGATCGAACTGCTCGTGGTCATTGCCATCATCGCCATCCTGGCGAGCTTGCTCATGCCGGCGCTGGCGCGAGCCAAAGGCAAAGCGCCGCGCATCCAGTGCGTCAGCCAATTGCGGCAGGTTGGGTTCGCGATGCGGTCATTCGCCAACGAACACCGCGACACGTTTCCTCCGCAGGTTGAGATCGCCGACGGCGGAACGCGGACGCTGTCCGATCCGTGA
- a CDS encoding TIM barrel protein produces the protein MNRRHFIVTAAGAAAGAGSSPLTSAQPSLNRNPVLMKVGCQSGPTSDKRLQFFARHGVKNICGIPEESKELGYPTVEQLLQLKEGAAKWDISIDLLTPSFLASSHIDRTPRPAIMLGQSPERDRDIERFQNIIRNCAKAGIPAVKYNMSILGVLRTGRTPGRGGSSYSTWRLKDAQPRTPLTRAGQITADIYWERIAYFLERVVPVANEYKVRIACHPHDPGVPPVTGYQGVDAVLGTVDGLKKFISIQESPYHGLNFCQGTVSEMLQDPGNEIFDVIRYFGSRQKIFNVHFRNIRGRRDDFMEVYPDEGDIDFVKAIRVYKEIEYPYMLMPDHVPQHPDDPGGNQAFAFCYGYIRALIQAVSQIA, from the coding sequence ATGAATCGCAGACACTTCATCGTCACTGCCGCCGGCGCCGCCGCAGGGGCCGGCTCTTCCCCGTTGACCTCAGCCCAACCTTCTCTAAACCGCAACCCGGTTCTCATGAAGGTCGGCTGCCAGAGCGGCCCGACCTCCGACAAACGGCTCCAATTCTTCGCGCGCCACGGCGTGAAGAACATTTGCGGCATCCCGGAGGAATCGAAGGAACTCGGCTACCCAACCGTGGAGCAGCTCCTGCAACTCAAAGAAGGAGCAGCCAAGTGGGACATCAGCATCGACCTGCTCACGCCGTCCTTCCTGGCTTCGAGCCACATCGACCGAACCCCGCGCCCGGCGATCATGCTCGGCCAGAGCCCGGAGCGCGACCGGGACATCGAGCGCTTTCAAAACATTATCCGAAATTGCGCCAAAGCTGGCATCCCGGCCGTCAAATACAACATGAGCATCCTCGGGGTTCTCCGCACGGGGCGGACGCCAGGCCGCGGCGGTTCAAGCTATAGCACCTGGCGGCTCAAGGACGCCCAACCCAGAACGCCACTCACCCGCGCCGGGCAAATCACGGCGGACATTTACTGGGAGCGCATCGCGTATTTCCTGGAGCGCGTGGTCCCGGTCGCCAACGAATACAAAGTCCGAATCGCTTGTCATCCTCACGATCCGGGTGTGCCGCCCGTCACCGGTTATCAAGGCGTGGATGCGGTTCTCGGCACGGTGGACGGCTTGAAGAAATTCATTTCGATTCAGGAGAGTCCGTACCACGGTTTGAATTTCTGCCAGGGCACCGTCTCTGAAATGCTTCAGGATCCGGGGAACGAAATCTTCGACGTCATTCGCTACTTCGGCTCCCGGCAAAAAATCTTCAACGTCCACTTCCGCAATATCCGGGGCCGACGGGACGATTTCATGGAAGTGTACCCAGACGAAGGCGACATCGATTTCGTCAAGGCGATCCGGGTGTACAAAGAGATCGAATATCCTTACATGCTGATGCCGGACCACGTCCCGCAGCACCCGGACGATCCCGGAGGCAACCAGGCGTTCGCGTTCTGCTACGGATACATCCGTGCGCTGATCCAGGCCGTGAGTCAGATAGCCTGA
- the gatB gene encoding Asp-tRNA(Asn)/Glu-tRNA(Gln) amidotransferase subunit GatB: MDYEAVIGLETHVQLKTKSKMWCGCGNEFGAPPNTHVCPVCLGLPGVLPVANEEALRLTVLTGMLLNSAAAPQAKFDRKNYFYPDMPKNYQITQYDRPSNVGGYVDFEFDGTIARVRITRAHLEEDVGKNFHFERHSGVDFNRAGVPLLEIVSEPDLTSADMAYEYLNALKDILVYGGVSDCDMEKGMVRCDVNVSVRPRGAPELGAKIEIKNMNSFSGVRRALEYEIPRQIAVLNGGGKLTQETRRWDDVAGVTESMRSKEMAHDYRYFPEPDLMPFAPADAWLNDVRRRVVELPLARKQRFMRDYHLPAADGQTFVWDVPLGNYFAAVAQQAKNPKALANWVINNLRAKLSETQTALDDLKFQPACLLELVDLVESGRISSKIAQDVFTKMFAAGESPRAIVDREGLAQVSDTGAIEKFCDDAIAANPKVAEDFRAGKAAALNFLKGQVMKLSKGKANPGLAGEILEKKLKR; encoded by the coding sequence ATGGATTACGAAGCGGTCATCGGGCTGGAAACGCATGTCCAACTCAAAACGAAGTCGAAGATGTGGTGCGGGTGCGGCAATGAATTCGGCGCGCCGCCAAACACCCACGTCTGCCCGGTGTGCCTCGGACTGCCGGGAGTCCTCCCTGTCGCCAACGAAGAGGCCCTGCGCCTGACCGTCCTCACGGGCATGCTCCTGAATTCCGCCGCCGCGCCTCAGGCCAAGTTCGATCGGAAGAATTATTTCTACCCCGACATGCCCAAGAACTACCAGATCACGCAATACGACCGGCCGTCCAACGTCGGCGGCTACGTGGACTTCGAGTTCGATGGGACGATTGCGCGCGTCCGAATTACCCGGGCTCACCTCGAAGAGGACGTGGGCAAGAACTTCCATTTCGAGCGCCACAGCGGTGTGGATTTCAACCGCGCCGGTGTCCCGCTCCTGGAGATTGTATCGGAACCGGACCTCACGAGCGCGGACATGGCCTATGAATACCTCAACGCGCTGAAAGATATTCTCGTGTATGGCGGGGTGAGCGATTGCGACATGGAAAAAGGCATGGTGCGATGCGACGTCAATGTGAGCGTCCGGCCACGCGGCGCGCCGGAGTTGGGCGCGAAGATCGAAATCAAAAACATGAACAGCTTCAGCGGCGTTCGTCGCGCCCTGGAATACGAAATCCCGCGGCAGATCGCCGTCCTGAACGGCGGCGGCAAACTCACCCAGGAAACGCGGCGCTGGGACGACGTCGCGGGCGTCACCGAAAGCATGCGCAGCAAAGAAATGGCGCATGACTATCGTTACTTCCCGGAGCCGGACCTGATGCCGTTCGCTCCGGCGGACGCGTGGCTGAATGACGTGCGGCGGCGCGTGGTGGAACTGCCGCTGGCGCGCAAGCAACGGTTCATGCGCGATTATCACTTGCCGGCAGCCGACGGCCAGACTTTCGTTTGGGATGTTCCTCTAGGGAATTATTTCGCGGCGGTTGCCCAGCAAGCGAAGAACCCCAAAGCGCTGGCCAACTGGGTCATCAACAATCTGCGGGCGAAACTCAGCGAGACCCAAACTGCGCTGGACGATTTGAAGTTCCAGCCGGCTTGTCTCCTCGAACTCGTGGATCTGGTGGAAAGCGGAAGGATCAGCAGCAAGATCGCCCAGGATGTCTTCACCAAAATGTTCGCCGCCGGTGAGTCCCCGCGCGCCATCGTCGATCGCGAAGGCCTGGCTCAAGTGAGCGATACTGGAGCCATTGAAAAATTTTGCGACGACGCCATCGCCGCAAACCCCAAGGTCGCGGAAGATTTTCGCGCCGGCAAAGCCGCCGCGCTCAACTTCTTAAAGGGCCAGGTCATGAAGCTGAGCAAAGGCAAGGCGAATCCTGGTCTCGCGGGAGAAATCCTGGAGAAGAAGCTGAAGCGTTAG